In Salarias fasciatus chromosome 20, fSalaFa1.1, whole genome shotgun sequence, a single window of DNA contains:
- the LOC115408425 gene encoding solute carrier family 2, facilitated glucose transporter member 1-like — protein MESSGKVTPQLMLAVGTAVIGSLQFGYNTGVINAPQTTIENFYNETWSSRFSEPISQPTLTALWSLSVAIFSVGGMFGSFSVALFVNRFGRKNSMLMANVLAFIAAAFMGFSQLAGSFEMLIVGRFIIGLYSGLSTGFVPMYVEEISPTSLRGALGTLHQLGVVVGILMAQIFGIDSIMGNASLWPLLLGFTVLPAVLQCALLPICPESPRYLLINCNEETKARNVLIKLRGSDDVSEDMEEMREESQMMMREKKVTIPELFRSPVYRQPIFIAIMLQLSQQLSGINAVFYYSTRIFERAGVSQPVYATIGAGVVNTAFTVVSLFVVERVGRRPLHLTGLMGMAVSAICLTVAMALLDQHSWMSYVSIVAIFSFVAFFEIGPGPIPWFIVAELFSQGPRPAAIAVAGFSNWSANFLVGMCFQYVEQLCGPYVFIIFTILLLGFFAFTYFKVPETRGRTFDEISASFRQSAGHGADKYSAPEEFNTLRGDDPDL, from the exons ATGGAGTCCAGTGGAAAG GTCACGCCCCAGCTGATGCTGGCCGTGGGAACGGCTGTGATCGGCTCGCTCCAGTTTGGCTACAACACCGGCGTCATCAATGCTCCTCAAACT ACCATTGAGAACTTCTACAACGAGACGTGGAGCAGCCGGTTCTCGGAGCCCATCTCTCAGCCCACGCTGACGGCCCTGTGGTCCCTGTCGGTGGCCATCTTCTCCGTGGGGGGCATGTTTGGCTCCTTCTCCGTCGCCCTCTTCGTGAACCGCTTCGGCCG GAAGAACTCCATGCTCATGGCCAATGTCCTGGCCTTCATCGCTGCTGCGTTCATGGGCTTCTCCCAGCTGGCCGGCTCCTTCGAGATGCTCATCGTTGGACGTTTCATCATCGGTCTGTATTCAGgcctctccaccggcttcgtgCCCATGTACGTTGAGGAGATCTCCCCGACCTCGCTCCGGGGAGCGTTGGGCACGCTGCACCAGCTGGGCGTGGTTGTTGGTATCCTCATGGCACAG ATCTTTGGGATCGACTCCATCATGGGGAATGCCTCCCTGTGGCCTCTCCTGCTGGGTTTCACCGTGTTACCGGCGGTCCTGCAGTGCGCTCTGCTGCCCATCTGTCCCGAGAGCCCCCGCTACCTTCTGATCAACTGCAACGAGGAAACCAAGGCCCGCaatg TGTTGATCAAGCTCCGGGGCTCCGACGACGTGAGCGAGGACATGGAGGAGATGAGGGAGGAGAGCCAGATGATGATGAGGGAGAAGAAGGTGACCATTCCCGAGCTGTTCAGATCGCCGGTCTACCGCCAGCCCATCTTCATCGCCATCATGCTGCAGCTGTCCCAGCAGCTGTCTGGAATCAACGCC GTCTTTTACTATTCGACTCGGATCTTCGAGCGAGCCGGGGTGTCGCAGCCCGTCTACGCAACCATCGGAGCCGGAGTGGTCAACACTGCATTCACCGTGGTCTCT CTGTTTGTGGTGGAGCGCGTCGGCCGGAGGCCTCTGCACCTCACCGGTTTAATGGGAATGGCGGTTTCAGCCATCTGTCTGACTGTTGCCATGGCGTTATTG GACCAGCACAGCTGGATGTCCTACGTCAGCATCGTGGCCATCTTCAGCTTCGTGGCCTTCTTTGAGATCGGCCCCGGCCCCATCCCCTGGTTCATTGTGGCTGAGCTCTTCAGTCAGGGCCCGCGGCCCGCCGCCATCGCCGTGGCCGGTTTCTCCAACTGGTCGGCCAACTTTTTAGTGGGGATGTGCTTCCAGTATGTCGAG caaCTGTGTGGGCCGTAcgtcttcatcatcttcaccatCCTCCTGCTGGGCTTCTTCGCCTTCACCTACTTCAAGGTGCCAGAGACCCGGGGCCGCACCTTCGACGAGATCTCGGCCAGTTTCCGCCAGTCGGCCGGTCACGGCGCAGACAAGTACTCTGCCCCCGAAGAGTTCAACACGCTGAGGGGGGACGACCCAGACCtgtga
- the mthfr gene encoding methylenetetrahydrofolate reductase (NADPH) — MVNQKQRVEGAWQSSKSDSSNSTSGGESSKESSRCSTPVLDADRSDRLRDKMRRRIESGDCWFSLEFFPPRTASGAVNLISRFDRMGSGGPLFIDITWHPAGDPGSDKETSSMMIASTAVNYCGLESVLHLTCCNQTREVITGHLAKAKHLGLKNIMALRGDPMGTDWEEEEEGFNYAVDLVKHIRAEFDSYFDICVAGYPTGHPEAESYEEDLLHLKEKVEAGADFVISQLFFRADTFLKFLDDCRRIGISCPILPGIFPIQGYQSLRQLVKLSKLEIPEEITEVIEPIKDNDAAIRNYGIHQAVEMCRVLLDSGKVPGLHFYTLNREVATMEVLRQLGLWIEDPRRPLPWAVSAHPKRKVEDVRPIFWASRPKSYIYRTQDWDEFPNGRWGNSSSPAFGELNDYYLFYLKSKSSKDALLQMWGEELMNEESVFEVFTSYITAQPNRNGHKVMCLPWNDEPLAPETNLLKDELDKVNRRGVLTINSQPNINGKPSTDPIVGWGPPGGYVFQKAYLEFFTSSENVSALLKVLKKYEPRVNYHIVNVHGLNLTNAPELQPNAVTWGIFPGREIVQPTVVDPVSFVSWKDEAFALWIEQWAKLYEDESPSRMIIKYIHDNYFLVNLVDNDFPLENCLWQVIDDMFELINESLEQLRDSGDRLRAPGEQLGASGDQLGASGDGIGASGDGIGASGDGLGASGDGLGASGDGLGASGDGLGASGDGLGASGDGPSGDQPHRDK; from the exons ATGGTGAACCAGAAGCAGCGAGTGGAGGGAGCCTGGCAGTCCTCCAAGAGTGACTCCAGCAACAGCACCAGCGGCGGGGAGAGCTCCAAGGAGAGCTCGCGCTGCTCCACGCCGGTGCTGGACGCGGACCGCTCGGACCGGCTGCGCGACAAGATGCGCCGCAGGATCGAGTCCGGGGACTGCTGGTTCTCGCTGGAGTTCTTCCCCCCGCGCACGGCCAGCGGAGCCGTCAACCTCATCTCCAG ATTCGATCGCATGGGTTCCGGGGGTCCTCTGTTCATCGACATCACCTGGCACCCAGCAGGGGACCCGGGCTCGGACAAGGAGACCTCCTCCATGATGATCGCCAGCACGGCGGTGAACTACTGCGGCCTGGAGAGCGTCCTGCACCTGACCTGCTGCAACCAGACCAGAGAGGTCATCACTGGCCACCTGGCCAAAGCCAAACACCTGGGCCTGAAGAACATCATGGCCCTGAGGGGGG ACCCGATGGGAacagactgggaggaggaggaggaaggcttcAACTACGCCGTCGACCTGGTCAAACACATCCGAGCCGAGTTCGACTCCTACTTCGACATCTGCGTGGCCG GATATCCGACCGGACACCCAGAGGCGGAGAGCTACGAGGAAGACCTGCTGCACCtgaaggagaaggtggaggcCGGAGCAGACTTCGTCATCTCGCAGCTCTTCTTCAGGGCCGACACCTTCCTCAAGTTCCTGGATGACTGCAGGAGGATCGGCATCAGCTGCCCCATCCTGCCGGGAATCTTCCCCATCCAG GGTTACCAGTCTCTGCGTCAGCTCGTCAAGCTGTCCAAGCTCGAGATCCCCGAGGAGATCACCGAAGTCATCGAACCCATCAAGGACAACGACGCCGCCATCCGGAACTACGGCATCCACCAGGCGGTGGAGATGTGCCGagtgctgctggacagtggGAAGGTGCCCGGGCTGCACTTCTACACCCTGAACCGAGAGGTGGCCACCATGGAGGTGCTGCGACAGCTGGGTCTGTGGATCGAAGACCCCAG GCGGCCCCTCCCCTGGGCCGTGAGCGCCCACCCcaagaggaaggtggaggacgtCCGGCCCATCTTCTGGGCCTCCAGGCCCAAGAGCTACATCTACAGGACCCAGGACTGGGACGAGTTTCCCAACGGCAGATG GGGAAATTCCTCCTCGCCAGCTTTCGGGGAGTTAAACGACTACTACCTGTTTTACCTGAAGAGTAAGTCGTCCAAAGACGCTCTGCTGCAGATGTGGGGCGAGGAGCTGATGAACGAGGAGAGCGTGTTTGAAGTCTTCACCTCCTACATCACAGCTCAGCCCAACCGCAATGGACACAAG GTGATGTGTTTGCCGTGGAACGACGAGCCTCTGGCTCCTGAAACCAACCTGCTGAAAGACGAGCTGGACAAGGTGAACCGGAGGGGAGTCCTGACCATAAACTCTCAGCCCAACATCAACGGGAAGCCGTCCACAGACCCCATCGTGGGCTGGGGGCCCCCGGGGGGCTACGTCTTCCAGAAG GCATATCTGGAGTTCTTCACCTCCAGTGAGAACGTCAGCGCTCTCCTCAAAGTCCTGAAGAAGTACGAACCTCGAGTCAACTACCACATCGTCAACGTTCAT ggcctTAACTTGACCAACGCCCCGGAGCTGCAGCCCAACGCCGTGACCTGGGGCATCTTCCCGGGCAGGGAGATCGTTCAGCCCACCGTAGTGGATCCAGTCAGCTTCGTGTCCTGGAAG GACGAAGCTTTTGCCCTGTGGATTGAACAGTGGGCCAAACTTTACGAAGACGAGTCGCCGTCAAGGATGATCATCAAGTACATCCACGACAACTACTTCTTGGTCAATCTGGTGGACAACGACTTTCCTCTGGAGAACTGCCTGTGGCAGGTCATCGACGACATGTTTGAGCTGATCAACGAGTCTCTGGAGCAACTCAGAGACTCCGGGGACCGGCTCCGAGCTCCCGGGGAGCAGCTGGGAGCCTCCGGGGATCAACTGGGAGCGTCCGGGGACGGGATCGGAGCGTCCGGGGACGGGATCGGAGCGTCCGGGGACGGGCTCGGAGCGTCCGGGGACGGGCTCGGAGCGTCCGGGGACGGGCTCGGAGCGTCCGGGGACGGGCTCGGAGCGTCCGGGGACGGGCTCGGAGCTTCCGGGGACGGGCCGTCTGGCGATCAGCCACACAGGGATAAGTGA